The Microcoleus sp. FACHB-68 genome includes a window with the following:
- a CDS encoding photosystem II protein D2, producing FVSQELRAAEDPEFETFYTKNILLNEGIRAWMAPQDQPHEGFTFPEEVLPRGNAL from the coding sequence TTCGTTTCACAAGAATTACGGGCTGCAGAAGATCCTGAGTTTGAAACGTTCTACACCAAGAACATTCTGCTCAATGAAGGCATCCGCGCTTGGATGGCTCCCCAAGACCAACCCCATGAAGGCTTCACCTTCCCTGAAGAAGTTCTGCCTCGCGGTAACGCTCTGTAG